Genomic DNA from Telopea speciosissima isolate NSW1024214 ecotype Mountain lineage chromosome 2, Tspe_v1, whole genome shotgun sequence:
GTATTAGAAATCTTCAATCAATTAACCTCCAAAATGTATCAGAAACCTTCAGTCAATGTGATTCTGCTGCTGGTTGAGCGATTGTTGTACTACTTAACTCCAAATTTCATTGTGCCTGGATGAATGATCCACACTCGAAACAGTGGTTAACCCTAGGATCCCAAGAAAGGTGGCCATATGACTTGTTCCGTCTTCTTTTAGACATTTCATCCTTTTCATGTTGCCATTAGATGCATCTGCTCGAAAGCCCCAATCTAATACGGCTGCGTGCCCAGGGCAGCAGGGTCGTCCGAAGGTGGGCTGCTGATGGAGGACAGGGAAAGGGAGACTCCCAGGGGTATTTCAACGATTTTTTATTAAccagagaagaaatagaaatttacatttttaagaaatcaaaatcagaagaaaTGGAAATTTCAAAATCAGAAATTTGGACTTTGGATAACGAAAATTTTAGTAATTTATGAAAGGGTATAAGACcaggaaaataataaatttccCTCAATACCCTCCATTCGTATGAAATCTTCCAGGTAAAAATTAATAGGGCAATGTCATTCGTGCGACTGATagtttttcagaattttttctttctttcgaaTATTCTTGAATACTCCCTTTTTTCAAATTCTCTAATGTAGATACTTTTTTGGCAAACTAAAGTTCGTACCAGTCGACTAGTATTTACTAACCCTGTAACAACACAGGAACCAAATACCTAGAACCCATGCAAATTTTCAATTGGATTTGTACACTACCAAGCTGAACAGAAGAATTCTTAAAAACTACTTTAATAAGCCTTCCAGAGTAGGCTTAGAAGTGTGATAGAAGGCCACAATGTTCCAGTCTTAAAGAAAATGTGCAACAGAGCAGACAGCCCACAATATTTAAGTACGATAGCAAAGAAGTTGAGAAAGCTCCAAATATGCAAACCAGTCTAGCAATATCTCTACCACTGACTACCTAACACTGATTCAACATATAAACAGCTTCTTATGACGAAGGTGATGGAGACCTTGACCTTGACCTTGACCTTGATACAGATCTAGATCGTGATTCTGAGCTCACACTGCGGCTTCTAGAATGGCTTCTTGAATAGCTCCTCTTCCTGGGTGATGCACTACGGGAGACACTCTTCCTTGAGCTCTTACGAGCAGGGGAGACACTACGAGAGTAGCTTCTCCTAGAGCTCCGGGGCCTTGGTGGTGAGACACTCCGTGAGTAGCTCCTCCTTGAGCTTCTCCTCCTCAGCTTGGGTGACACACTTCGGGAATAGCTTCTCCTTGAGCTCCTCCTTGGTTTTGGTGACACACTCCTAGAGACTGATCGATCATGACGCCTTCTGTAGTAGGGTGAAAGAGAGCGGTCTACTGGAGAATAAGATTGGCGTCTCCGATGGTATGACCTTGAGTAATACGGTGAGTACGAGCGGTCCCGTCTGCTAACAGGTGATCTGCTGTAGGGGGAACGAGATCGTGAAGGAGACCTGTGCCGACGGTAGTATGGAGAGTCTGATCTTCTACGGCTGCTGTGGGGAGAGTAAGACCTGCGCCGGCTGTAGTAAGGAGAGTATGATCTCTCCCGGTCCCCCTCAGACGAATAACCAGGGGAACTGTAACGGCTCCTACGGTAAGGTGAGTAGCTTGGTGATCGGCGGCGCACTGCATCATTTGAAGAAAAAAGGTTCATATCAGCTTATGTAAAGTGAATTGCAAAGAACTTCCAGAACAGTTGAGTATgtgtgtggagagagagagagagagagagtaccacGGATAGTTCTCACTCCGAGATACTTTCCTGGGGTTGGGGTTCgacctcttctcctccttgcctgACGTCAAAAAATTGCATATGAGATCATTGAATTCGAGATTCACAGCAAACCAgcgaagaagaaaataagaagcaGCATATGATTAGTGTGATATTCAAATGAAGAGTATAACTAGGAATgttcaagaaaaagagagaaatgcaGGGCATACAACCCTCTGATTATATAGTCTGATATTTGCTTGATGAGTTTGATTTGATTGTTAAAGTTGTGGTAAGGCTTTTGGAGTTTGGAGAAGAGCTGCTACACACAGCTACCCTGCTGCCAAAAACACTTCAGGCGACAAAGAGCAAACATACTCAAAACACAGAGGAACATCCAAATTTATCAATATTTCCGATCTAATTGTATCAAGCTCCAGGAGAGACCAGTGACCCAATTAAATGACTGCAAATAATACCATATGatataaaattatatttatttaccTTCTCCACTGTAATGACCCGACCTTCAAGAACTGATCGATTCAGATACTTGACACAGCGATCAGCATCCTGAAGGGTTGCCATGGTCACAAAACCAAAGCCACGAGACTCCCTTGTCCATGGATCAGCCACAAGGTGAACATCGATCACCTGCAAAAAACAAAGACCTTAGTATATacaacaatccccccccccaaaacataAATCCCAGATACATAGTTGACAAAGTGAGAATATAAGAATAAACAGTAGGATGCAAAAGCAAATGGCATCACACATAAATATGATCGTGAGCCGATCAATAACCTTAAATCCTTCAtcttataccaaaaaaaaaaaaaacctttgcaTCCACTAAAAAATTGGAAATCTAGCAACACACACTACAACAATTTACAGATACCTCTCCTTCAGAGGAAAAATGCTTCTCAAGCTCTTTCTTCGTAATGCGAGGTGACAAACCAGTCACATAGAGATTGTTCCCAGGATTTTCCACATCAGTTGAATCATTGCTTCTGCAGGCAATTGCACAACACACAAAAAAAGATATGCTTTGTTAGCATTGTCAACACATGTCTGGGACAACTTATGTGGTAAGATGATGCATAGGGATAACAGCGCGTAGGCTTACCTTGACCGGCTCCTTGACCTCGACCTTGACAATGACCTTGAAACAGACCTACTGTCCCGCCCATATGGAGATCGAGAGCGGGAAGACCTGGGGAATTCAAGAGAATAttcacagaaaattaaaaaatatatatatatatatatatcactctGAAGAACGGAAATTATTTACGTTGACACTATCATCTTGAATCTATAATCATGCACCTAATAAACACAAAATCTACATAAAGAAACGGAAAGGAGACACACCTTGAACGTCTCGAATACGACATCTGGAACAACACAATGAAACAATTTCAGTAAGTAAAACCATCTGACAAATTGCAATCAACATGCATACAACACAACACAGTTTCTATGAAACAATTTCAGTTAGTAAAACCATCTGACGGAATGCAATCAGAAAGGATACAACACAACACAGTTTCAAGTCAAGTAGCTTGACAGAGCAAGAGCCAAATACCCTATAGAGCTATATCATTACTGAAAACATCCAATTCTTAAGGTCTCATCAAGTAAACCAACAATTCCAAGAAGATAAATAAATGACCACCCATGGGTAATTTCAAGCTCTTTTACCAGAACAGAGTACAGTCCAAACCTTTTCGGACAAGATGAACAAAttaacaaccccccccccccccaaaaaaaaaaatttctaattgTAAAGCAGAAGAACATTCCCCAATTAATccacaaagaacaagaaaacatTATATAAAAGAGAACAGAATCAAAATTCGCCAAAACATCagattaaaatataataaattgaTATCAGACGACTGCCAAGAATTCCAAAGAAAATACGCtaatatataataaattaaaactaatctaccataaaaacaaaaaagcattGACGCAAAATAAAGGGAAACGAATGCATAATCTACATAGGACAAAACCAAATCGCATAATTGAATCACATCAGACTGAAAATCGAAACCTTAAACGCGAAGAATGATAAATAGGCCAACAACGCTTCAAAATAAGACATCAGAACCGCAAAGAATAAGAAAACTCTATGCAGTATAGAACAGAATCCGTTGCATATATATGGTAGCTCTCAAACTCGAGATGATTTACACtaaggagaaaaaagagatgCAGACAGAGATAAACATGCATATTCATTCCGATAGAGAGTAATAAATGATATATCAGACTATTGCCAAGATTTACCCAGAAAAACtctaaaatataataaatcaaatataatctatcataaaaaaaaaaaacaatttgcacaaaataaaGGGAAACGAATGCTCAGAATCCACGCATAGGAGTTAACCAATTAGCATCCAAAATCACATATTAGACTGAAAATCGAAACCCTAACGCGAAGAATCATAAGTAGATCGAAACCACAAACTAAGAAAATTTAATCACACACTATTGAAAGCAAGAGATTAATCTTTCAAAAATCAATTAGATAATTTGCAACTAAAATATAACACATTACCATAGCGACGAATGATCGAAGATCCGGTAAATCAGCTGACAACCAATTGGACTGCAACTCCTTCAAGCGTTTAATGCAGAAGAAGATTTGGTCCAGGAACGGACTAAAGAAGTTTATATAAAGTGGGAAACCTACGAAGCTTCTCGATACCGGACGTGAAAATCTATTAAAATCCGATTGAGTAATACGTGGAGCATGGAGGGCAGGAGTTGAAGCAAGACTTAAAAGAAAATCCTAATCGTGTGGAGTAGAATGCAAGTCGTACCACGCGCGTAGGATTTCCGCAGGTTTCGCCCCATCACGGAGTCTCCGTGCTTTCGATCAACTGCTTCTTTCAAGGGAGACTGGGGAATTGAAGATTCTCGATCTCAACACTAAATTGTTTCGTGACAAgtggtgtcaatcggtcggttcgGTTCGGGTTTAGTCTGAtttatttggttttggtatGGTTTTTAggaaaatcgaaaccaaatcaataagGACTTTTCGGTTTTAGTGCCGTTTGGTTTCGTATCcgtttcgatttatgataacagGTTGATAGTGTTTTGAATTCGATTCGGTACCGAGTTTTTTAAAACaagttgggtttggtttgtacctattttcttctctttcttctttcaactacataaaatatttcattagcccccCACTTAAAAAGGAGACCAATGGCAGAAGCATTGTCagaaatcaatttccctattttcataacatcatactcattgatttgtaataatTTCCCTTACAatcataaatttgctcactaagattgaaatcaattcaattattcataatcgtatatccattatttttttatcggtttcatttggttcgattttttatttgttatcgaTCAGTCCAGTGCGGTCCGATTTTCAATTGGTCCGATCCCGTCATACCCCAAttcaaaaccaatccaataaggatcgattCGGTTCAATCTCAGGTTTTTGCGATCGGTTTCGATCAATCTTAATGATtcaggctaggttttgacacccttagtgaCAACAAACGCATGttcttttgtttccaaaaaTGTCCCTACTTTGTACTATCTTCTCATGAGTCCAAATCAGCTACATATGTGAAGAGTATTTACTCTCCACGTATGGTAGTTAATCGACATGTGGCAAAGCGAACACCGGCTACCTTCACCTCCTAAACTATcattgttgtttttttcttttaaatcatAGAATAAGATCAACATATGACTTGGGTTCAGCTgaggggactcaaggttggattgaggttttgaaaaatctgacCCAATCGGACCCGACCTTACTATAGCCTAGAAGAGACATTTGGAATCCAAGAGATATAATATTCTGAAACAATTGATCAAATAAATGTTGCAAATTATTATTCAACACTAACTTTGCTGACAAACCCAAAAACAGTCATGAAGCACAACTCTTTTAAGTCTCACAAAGATAATCAACATATGATTGAGGTGCACCATTTGGGTCTTGCAgtgaaccaaataaaataatttatagaTAAataactcccccccccccccctcccctcccctcaaTGGCAATTTTACTAGAAAAAtattagagtaaattactcctccccccctcccctcgattatgcctgAATGACAAGTCCCACCCCTGCATATTGAGTAATAACTCTCCTTTCCTctgaaatcaaaagattctatcaatcatACCCATTCTGTGAAAAATCGTTGTTAAATGATGACATCACCCTAAATATATTCAATTAAACCCCAAAAATGACCTTATACAGTTAACCAAATTAAAGAACCTATCAGATAGACAACTTATGGCGATTTTACTTGAAAAAATATTATCACACTACTATACCTAACACTGATCAAACTTGATTACAGTATAAAAGTATTAACTTCGTGGAACCTGTTAACCTAAGGAAAACAACCAATTCAGCACCTGATTGAGAAATTCAATTAAGAGAAAGTGCTAGCAAAGATCAATACTGAACATACAACttagttcctttttttttttcttttatatggaGTCAGTAAAGAGCTCCATCTATGGCAAAATACTCAAAAGTAACCTGGGAAGCTTGATACGTAAATGGGCAAAAGGTGAAACAGTTGAATAAAACACAGAAGCCTATAGGGCGGGCGGGTCGACAAGATCGTGAATAGGAATACTTCAAgcatggatctttatcacctccagttctcTGCCCGCCCAGatccctagttcctctaataaggggggactgaaatgaccactctacccttgcccgaacactctgcccaggtgggatccaccatccccctattagaggaactggaaaCTGGGTCCGATAgaaaactagaggagataattttccatatcCTATTGTTCCACAGGGGAAAGGAATTTCCTGTCCAGATTTTTACGGATTTTGGTTATAGGTGCTGGGGACACCCCGTAAAAGGGTTTCTAAGCCGGATTTTCTATTTGAGACccaattttccttcaccccATGGTAAACCAAGAATCTCTTAACTTAGCTCCTTTTAGTAGTTAGATGAGACTCTTTAGACAGTGGTAAGGACATTTTGGACATTcaaagtaagggtgtcaatttataACCGCCAGAAAATTGAAACCGAAACTGGCCGTttaaaaccaaatcgaatcgaACTGAAATAAATTGGtttaattttggttttcaaAGCTGGAATCTTTTCtaggttcggttcgatttctgTTTCATGCTTAAAACCATTAAACCGAATTAcctattttcaaaaaccaaataAGGGACCGTATAATATTGtgttctttttaaaatatttatcaaatgtggatgataaattctttTCCATTGTAGTGTTTGGGAAAAGTTTGGTGGACAATGATCCTATCAAAGAAGGGTTTTTTATTGGTGAAATATGTAAAGAGTTGACCCAAACATTTAAAATAAGACCTAAACCGaatataaaaccaaattaaaacccgCTAAGAAGTTAAATACAAAACCGAATAAagatcaaaatcgaaccaaactgAATCGATtcgttttggttttgaaaatgtattactattctcggttttggtttctatattttgtttattaaatcGAAACGAAtaatcaaaactgaaccgattgacacccttaattcaAATACAAGAAGGAAGTAATTCTATTAGGTGAAAAgatattttattcaattgtgatcGATGGAAAACCTTTTCCTCTGAAACATTacatttttaattaaattacaCACAGGATTGCTGTGGAAAATCCATATAATCTCATATAACAGCAAATGGTTAATGGTTTCTTCCCTCATTAAAAATTTCTTAAACAGTAGAAACTTACTTGAAGCATGCTTAAGGATGACTGTCTTGAAGCTTCACCTCATTTAGGTGACTGCAATGGCAAATCATTAAAAAATGAAGTGATCTCATATCAAGAGTCAACAAAACATACATGGGGTGTTGAGTATAATAATTCTAGCTAGAAATCTTTTTTTTAGCCCATCGGTTGGTGAGGTCAACCCATGTGATAATTGTTCTAGAATGGTAAAACCGCTTCAACAAAGTTTTCCATTAATAAGTGACAACTTGAGTTTTCAATCTTTCATTTTTTCCAGTAAGAAAAGattataaagaataaaaaaataggcTGCCAGGAAATTCAGTTTTTGGTTATAAGTTATGGAGGAAGATATATttactaggggtgtaaatgaatagcaaaaatccatttctgtatccgtgtccgtatccatttagtactattcgaatccgtctgaaagctaaacggatgcggatacggatagactatagctatccgaaaagctatatttacatgtaaatggataaaatatccgatcagtatccgtgtccgtatccgtttagcactatctgaatctgtCTGATAGCTAATTGGATGCCAATGCGGATATAGCATTATCCGAGCCGTTTACAACCTTAATATTTACAAGGGAACGTTTCCTCGGTCTAGGAGTGTGGCCCCTAAGCCAATGCAGAGACCAATAGGAGCACACGTGAAAACATCAATAGAAGTgggattttcatctttcatggggCAGGAGTCACTTTGCCCCTATGTTATATCTCGAGACACAGATGTACTCCAAGATagaattctttttccttatttataattagggaaaagttttcatacacggatGTGTAAACCGtatatgtgagagggtctctcacatagagttggaaaagtcataaatccccacccattaattaatgccttgaaactcccaccctctcacatacatggtctACATGTCCGTGTATGAAACCTTTTCCCAATTAATTAATGTGAGTGTCTGTATGACACCTCTACAGCCACCACTAcaagtgtatttagaacttgacaccatTATTTGCCCCTAcatcttattcccaaaaattctttaaattatgggtataaaaggatttttttaATAAGTTGAAAATCACATAGGTTtttatcaaaaggtgtcatAGTCATGTACATTTTTCGGGTACAAATGTGAAATAATACTGCTaccttcattaaaaaaaaaatcccactatacgagaaaaaaataagattacaaattatttgacacattGAAGAGtgccaataagaaaatcccataattaataataaaaaaatgagagatTTGCTCTGGATATTAAATATTTGAGCGGTGCATTAGTGAATCCACCGCCTCAACACCCAACACCCCCCGACAAgaatcacctccaattcgctgcctgctccaattcctcacataggagtagaaatgaccaccgtaccccctgcccgaacacactgcccaaggtagGGTAGGGTGTCATTTAttctcctatgtgaggaattggaggaaattggagcgggctgcgaattggaggtgatattCTTCacaaccaaccccccccccccccccaaaaaaaaagaaaaaacccttTAAAGAGCATGATGGTTGAGTTGGTAAATCTGACATGTTATATGTAAGAAATTTCCTGCAATATTTCAGGAATTTCACCTTTTTTTCTGTTCCAATCTCAGTAACATAACAGGACCTTCTCTTTATGAAGgaaataaaag
This window encodes:
- the LOC122652511 gene encoding serine/arginine-rich splicing factor SR45a-like isoform X3; translation: MMSYSRRSRSSRSRSPYGRDSRSVSRSLSRSRSRSRSRSNDSTDVENPGNNLYVTGLSPRITKKELEKHFSSEGEVIDVHLVADPWTRESRGFGFVTMATLQDADRCVKYLNRSVLEGRVITVEKARRRRGRTPTPGKYLGVRTIRVRRRSPSYSPYRRSRYSSPGYSSEGDRERSYSPYYSRRRSPSRSRSPYSRSPVSRRDRSYSPYYSRSYHRRRQSYSPVDRSLSPYYRRRHDRSVSRSVSPKPRRSSRRSYSRSVSPKLRRRSSRRSYSRSVSPPRPRSSRRSYSRSVSPARKSSRKSVSRSASPRKRSYSRSHSRSRSVSSESRSRSVSRSRSRSRSPSPSS
- the LOC122652511 gene encoding serine/arginine-rich splicing factor SR45a-like isoform X1; the protein is MMSYSRRSRSSRSRSPYGRDSRSVSRSLSRSRSRSRSRSNDSTDVENPGNNLYVTGLSPRITKKELEKHFSSEGEVIDVHLVADPWTRESRGFGFVTMATLQDADRCVKYLNRSVLEGRVITVEKARRRRGRTPTPGKYLGVRTIRVRRRSPSYSPYRRSRYSSPGYSSEGDRERSYSPYYSRRRSYSPHSSRRRSDSPYYRRHRSPSRSRSPYSRSPVSRRDRSYSPYYSRSYHRRRQSYSPVDRSLSPYYRRRHDRSVSRSVSPKPRRSSRRSYSRSVSPKLRRRSSRRSYSRSVSPPRPRSSRRSYSRSVSPARKSSRKSVSRSASPRKRSYSRSHSRSRSVSSESRSRSVSRSRSRSRSPSPSS
- the LOC122652511 gene encoding serine/arginine-rich splicing factor SR45a-like isoform X2, whose translation is MMSYSRRSRSSRSRSPYGRDSRSVSRSLSRSRSRSRSRSNDSTDVENPGNNLYVTGLSPRITKKELEKHFSSEGEVIDVHLVADPWTRESRGFGFVTMATLQDADRCVKYLNRSVLEGRVITVEKARRRRGRTPTPGKYLGVRTIRVRRRSPSYSPYRRSRYSSPGYSSEGDRERSYSPYYSRRRSYSPHSSRHRSPSRSRSPYSRSPVSRRDRSYSPYYSRSYHRRRQSYSPVDRSLSPYYRRRHDRSVSRSVSPKPRRSSRRSYSRSVSPKLRRRSSRRSYSRSVSPPRPRSSRRSYSRSVSPARKSSRKSVSRSASPRKRSYSRSHSRSRSVSSESRSRSVSRSRSRSRSPSPSS